Proteins encoded by one window of Pseudomonas coleopterorum:
- the iscA gene encoding iron-sulfur cluster assembly protein IscA gives MAISMTEAAANHVRRSLQGRGKGDGIRLGVRTTGCSGLAYVLEFVDEAGSEDKVFENHGVKVIIDPKSLVYLDGTELDFVKEGLNEGFKFNNPNVRGECGCGESFNI, from the coding sequence ATGGCTATCAGCATGACAGAAGCCGCCGCCAACCATGTTCGTCGTTCCCTCCAGGGGCGTGGCAAGGGTGACGGCATTCGCTTGGGCGTACGCACCACCGGTTGCTCGGGCCTGGCCTACGTGCTGGAGTTCGTCGATGAAGCCGGTAGCGAAGACAAGGTCTTCGAGAACCATGGCGTCAAGGTGATCATCGATCCCAAGAGCCTGGTCTACCTGGACGGCACCGAACTCGATTTCGTCAAGGAAGGGTTGAACGAAGGCTTCAAGTTCAACAACCCCAACGTGCGCGGCGAATGTGGCTGCGGCGAAAGCTTCAATATCTGA
- the hscB gene encoding co-chaperone HscB has translation MGTPCHFALFDLKPGFRLDLDQLATRYRELAREVHPDRFADASEREQRQALEKSAGLNDAYQTLKAAPKRARYLLSISGQEVPQEVTVHDPDFLLQQMQWREELEDLQDSADLAGVATFKRRVKTAQAELEDSFAACWDDAAQREQAERLMRRMQFLDKLSYEVRQLEERLDD, from the coding sequence GTGGGTACTCCTTGTCATTTCGCCCTGTTCGACCTCAAGCCCGGCTTTCGTCTGGACCTCGATCAACTGGCCACGCGCTATCGCGAGTTGGCCCGCGAGGTCCATCCCGATCGCTTTGCCGATGCCTCCGAGCGCGAGCAGCGTCAGGCCCTCGAAAAGTCTGCAGGCCTGAACGACGCCTACCAGACCTTGAAGGCGGCGCCCAAGCGTGCGCGCTATTTGCTGTCCATCAGTGGCCAGGAAGTACCGCAGGAAGTCACGGTCCACGATCCGGACTTTCTTCTGCAGCAGATGCAGTGGCGCGAAGAACTCGAAGACCTGCAGGACAGCGCCGACCTGGCGGGCGTGGCAACGTTCAAGCGCCGGGTCAAGACCGCGCAGGCTGAACTCGAAGACAGCTTCGCTGCCTGTTGGGATGACGCTGCGCAACGCGAACAGGCCGAACGCCTGATGCGGCGCATGCAGTTCCTCGACAAGCTTTCCTATGAAGTGCGCCAGCTCGAAGAGCGCCTCGACGATTAA
- the hscA gene encoding Fe-S protein assembly chaperone HscA, translating into MALLQIAEPGQSPQPHQRRLAVGIDLGTTNSLVAALRSGLSEPLADADGQVILPSAVRYHADRIEVGAAAKAAAASDPLNTVLSVKRLMGRGLTDVKQLGEQLPYRFVGGESHMPFIETAQGPKSPVEVSADILKALRQRAEDTLGGELVGAVITVPAYFDDAQRQATKDAARLAGLNVLRLLNEPTAAAVAYGLDQHAEGLVAIYDLGGGTFDISILRLTGGVFEVLATGGDSALGGDDFDHAIAGWIVEQAGVSANLDPGAQRQLLQAACAAKEALSQTHSTTITYGSWSAELTRDAFQALIEPMVARSLKACRRAVRDANIEIDEILAVVMVGGSTRVPRVREAVGELFGRQPLTDIDPDQVVAIGAAIQADTLAGNKRDGGELLLLDVIPLSLGLETMGGLMEKVIPRNTTIPVARAQDFTTYKDGQSALLVHVLQGERELISDCRSLARFELRGIPAMVAGAAKIRVTFQVDADGLLSVSARELGSGVEASIQVKPSYGLTDGEIARMLTDSFQYAGDDKVARQLREHQVDGERLIEAVQAALDADGERLLDDEERMVIGLQMDELRALVKGNDGPAIEQQTKLLSQVTDAFAARRMNNAVKDALSGRNLNEIEE; encoded by the coding sequence ATGGCCCTACTGCAGATCGCCGAACCTGGCCAGAGTCCTCAACCACACCAGCGTCGTCTGGCCGTGGGGATCGACCTGGGCACTACCAATTCGCTGGTCGCTGCGCTGCGCAGCGGTCTCTCCGAACCCCTGGCGGACGCAGACGGGCAGGTCATTCTGCCGTCTGCTGTGCGCTATCATGCCGACCGCATCGAAGTGGGAGCGGCTGCCAAGGCCGCCGCTGCCAGCGATCCGCTCAACACCGTGCTCTCGGTCAAGCGCCTGATGGGCCGCGGCCTGACCGACGTCAAGCAACTGGGCGAGCAATTGCCCTACCGCTTCGTCGGTGGCGAGTCGCACATGCCGTTCATCGAAACCGCGCAAGGCCCGAAGAGTCCGGTGGAGGTGTCCGCCGACATCCTCAAGGCCCTGCGTCAGCGTGCCGAAGACACCCTGGGTGGCGAGCTGGTGGGGGCGGTGATCACCGTGCCTGCCTATTTCGACGATGCCCAGCGCCAGGCCACCAAGGACGCTGCGCGTCTGGCCGGTCTGAACGTCTTGCGCCTGCTCAACGAGCCCACCGCCGCGGCTGTGGCCTATGGCCTGGATCAACACGCCGAAGGGCTGGTGGCGATCTACGACCTGGGCGGCGGGACGTTCGACATTTCCATCCTGCGCCTCACCGGCGGTGTGTTCGAAGTGCTGGCCACCGGCGGCGACAGCGCGCTGGGCGGCGATGATTTCGACCATGCCATCGCCGGCTGGATCGTCGAGCAGGCCGGTGTATCCGCCAACCTCGATCCTGGTGCGCAGCGCCAATTGCTCCAGGCGGCCTGCGCTGCCAAGGAAGCGTTGAGCCAGACGCACAGCACCACCATCACCTACGGTAGCTGGAGCGCGGAACTCACCCGCGATGCCTTCCAGGCCCTGATCGAACCCATGGTCGCGCGCAGCCTCAAGGCGTGCCGACGCGCCGTGCGTGACGCGAACATCGAGATCGACGAGATTCTCGCCGTGGTCATGGTCGGCGGTTCCACTCGCGTTCCGCGTGTGCGTGAAGCGGTGGGCGAGCTGTTCGGGCGTCAGCCCCTGACCGACATCGACCCGGATCAGGTCGTGGCTATCGGTGCCGCCATCCAGGCCGATACGCTGGCCGGCAACAAGCGTGACGGCGGCGAACTGTTGCTGCTCGATGTCATTCCACTGTCCCTGGGGCTGGAAACCATGGGCGGGCTGATGGAGAAGGTGATTCCGCGCAACACCACCATTCCCGTCGCCCGTGCCCAGGATTTCACCACTTATAAAGACGGCCAGTCGGCCTTGCTGGTGCATGTGCTGCAGGGTGAGCGCGAGCTGATCAGCGACTGCCGGTCCCTGGCCCGTTTCGAACTGCGCGGTATTCCTGCCATGGTGGCTGGTGCGGCGAAGATCCGCGTCACCTTCCAGGTCGACGCCGATGGTCTGCTCAGTGTGTCCGCCCGCGAGCTGGGTTCGGGCGTCGAGGCGAGCATTCAGGTCAAGCCGTCCTACGGTCTGACCGACGGCGAGATCGCCCGGATGCTCACCGATTCCTTCCAGTACGCCGGCGATGACAAGGTCGCTCGCCAGTTGCGTGAACACCAGGTCGACGGTGAGCGTCTGATCGAGGCCGTACAGGCCGCGCTGGACGCCGACGGCGAGCGCCTGCTCGACGACGAGGAGCGCATGGTGATCGGCTTGCAGATGGACGAGTTGCGCGCGCTGGTCAAAGGCAATGACGGTCCGGCCATCGAACAGCAGACCAAGCTGCTGTCGCAGGTGACCGATGCGTTCGCCGCGCGTCGCATGAACAATGCCGTGAAAGACGCCCTGTCAGGGCGCAACCTGAATGAAATTGAGGAATAA
- the fdx gene encoding ISC system 2Fe-2S type ferredoxin — MPKVTFLPHAEHCPDGMVVEAETGRSLLDVAHDHHIEIESACGGVCACTTCHCVIRAGFNSLEEADELEEDFLDRAWGLEATSRLSCQAKVGTEDITVEIPKYSLNHAAEAPH, encoded by the coding sequence ATGCCGAAGGTGACATTTCTGCCCCACGCCGAGCATTGCCCGGACGGTATGGTGGTCGAGGCTGAAACCGGCAGGTCGCTGCTCGACGTCGCCCACGATCATCACATCGAGATCGAGAGTGCCTGCGGCGGCGTCTGCGCCTGCACCACCTGCCACTGCGTGATCCGCGCCGGCTTCAACTCCCTGGAAGAGGCCGACGAGCTGGAAGAAGACTTCCTTGACCGCGCCTGGGGGCTGGAAGCCACGTCGCGTCTGAGCTGCCAGGCCAAGGTCGGCACCGAGGACATCACCGTCGAGATTCCCAAGTACTCGCTCAATCACGCCGCCGAAGCGCCGCACTGA
- the iscX gene encoding Fe-S cluster assembly protein IscX, with amino-acid sequence MSYGWNDVQRIAEELEEQHPDLDPYSIGFTRLQQMIKALPDFDDTSGRVGEKVLEAVQTLWAAEKD; translated from the coding sequence ATGAGCTATGGTTGGAATGATGTACAGCGCATCGCCGAGGAGCTGGAAGAGCAGCACCCGGATCTGGATCCGTATTCGATCGGCTTCACCCGCCTGCAGCAGATGATCAAGGCGCTGCCGGATTTCGATGACACCTCCGGTCGCGTCGGCGAGAAGGTGCTCGAAGCGGTGCAGACCCTCTGGGCCGCCGAAAAAGACTGA
- the ndk gene encoding nucleoside-diphosphate kinase → MAVQRTFSIIKPDAVAKNVIGEITTRFEKAGLRVVASKLKQLSKAEAEGFYAEHSARGFFGELVAFMTSGPVVVQVLEGENAIALNRELMGATNPKEAAAGTIRADFAESIDANAVHGSDSEAAAAREIAYFFATTEVTTR, encoded by the coding sequence ATGGCTGTTCAACGTACTTTCTCCATCATCAAGCCCGACGCTGTCGCCAAGAACGTCATCGGCGAGATCACCACTCGTTTCGAAAAAGCCGGTCTGCGCGTCGTTGCCTCGAAACTCAAGCAACTGTCCAAGGCCGAGGCCGAAGGCTTCTACGCCGAGCACAGCGCTCGTGGCTTCTTCGGTGAACTGGTTGCCTTCATGACTTCCGGCCCGGTTGTCGTTCAGGTTCTGGAAGGCGAAAACGCCATCGCCCTGAACCGCGAGCTGATGGGTGCCACCAACCCTAAAGAAGCCGCTGCCGGTACCATCCGCGCCGACTTCGCCGAGTCGATCGACGCCAACGCCGTTCACGGTTCGGACTCCGAAGCCGCTGCTGCTCGCGAAATCGCATACTTCTTCGCTACTACCGAAGTAACCACTCGCTAA
- the rlmN gene encoding 23S rRNA (adenine(2503)-C(2))-methyltransferase RlmN, which produces MTDMTGKTNLLGLTQPEMEQFFDSIGEKRFRAGQVMKWIHHFGVDDFDAMTNVGKALREKLKACAEIRGPEVVSEDISTDGTRKWVVRVASGSCVETVYIPQGKRGTLCVSSQAGCALDCSFCSTGKQGFNSNLTAAEVIGQVWIANKSFGSVPATVDRAITNVVMMGMGEPLLNFDNVIAAMRLMMDDLGYGISKRRVTLSTSGVVPMIDVLADHIDVSLALSLHAPNDALRNQLVPINKKYPLKMLLESCQRYMSQLGEKRVLTIEYTLLKDVNDQLDHAIEMVELLKNVPCKINLIPFNPFPHSGYERPSNNAIRRFQDHLHQAGFNVTVRTTRGEDIDAACGQLVGQVMDRTRRSERYIAVRQLGAEADMPQTAANRN; this is translated from the coding sequence ATGACTGATATGACTGGCAAGACGAACCTGTTGGGGCTGACTCAACCGGAAATGGAACAGTTCTTCGACTCGATCGGGGAGAAGCGCTTTCGTGCCGGTCAGGTCATGAAGTGGATTCACCATTTTGGCGTGGACGATTTCGATGCCATGACCAACGTCGGCAAGGCCCTGCGCGAAAAGCTCAAGGCCTGTGCCGAGATCCGCGGCCCCGAAGTGGTCAGCGAGGACATCTCCACCGACGGCACCCGCAAATGGGTGGTGCGCGTGGCGTCCGGCAGCTGCGTCGAGACCGTCTACATCCCCCAGGGCAAGCGCGGCACCTTGTGTGTTTCGTCCCAGGCGGGCTGTGCCCTGGATTGCAGTTTCTGCTCCACCGGCAAACAAGGCTTCAACAGCAACCTCACCGCCGCCGAAGTCATCGGCCAGGTGTGGATTGCCAACAAATCCTTCGGCAGCGTCCCGGCGACCGTCGACCGTGCCATCACCAACGTGGTGATGATGGGCATGGGCGAGCCGCTGCTGAACTTCGACAACGTCATCGCGGCCATGCGCCTGATGATGGATGACCTGGGCTATGGCATCTCCAAACGCCGGGTCACCCTGTCGACCTCGGGTGTCGTCCCGATGATCGACGTGCTCGCCGATCACATCGACGTGTCCCTGGCCCTGTCGCTGCATGCGCCCAACGACGCACTGCGCAACCAGCTGGTACCGATCAACAAGAAGTACCCGCTCAAGATGCTGCTCGAGTCGTGCCAGCGCTACATGTCGCAATTGGGCGAAAAGCGTGTGCTGACCATCGAGTACACCTTGCTCAAGGACGTCAACGATCAGCTCGACCATGCCATCGAAATGGTCGAGCTGCTCAAGAACGTGCCGTGCAAGATCAACCTGATTCCGTTCAACCCGTTCCCTCATTCCGGTTACGAGCGGCCGAGCAACAACGCCATCCGTCGTTTCCAGGATCACCTGCACCAGGCCGGCTTCAACGTGACCGTGCGCACCACTCGTGGCGAGGATATCGACGCCGCCTGTGGTCAGTTGGTGGGGCAGGTCATGGACCGCACGCGTCGCAGTGAGCGCTACATCGCCGTACGCCAATTAGGCGCTGAGGCCGATATGCCGCAAACTGCCGCGAATCGGAACTGA
- the pilW gene encoding type IV pilus biogenesis/stability protein PilW produces MTLRAALLIVFALLTGCVTTGKVNPMDTSKGRDEARQAYVQLGLGYLQEGSTERAKIPLKKALELNGSDADANAALALVFQAEMEPELAEQHFRKALNARSDARILNNYGSFLYEQKRYKEAYELFEKAAADTLYPERSRVFENLGMTAAALGQREVARQNLEKALRLNRQQPRALLEMAEMSYQDMQYVPAKEYFDRFTQLSEQTARSLLLGTRLAKVYEDKNKAASYGLQLKRLYPGTPEYQQYLSEQR; encoded by the coding sequence ATGACCCTGCGCGCCGCGCTGCTGATCGTCTTCGCCTTGCTGACCGGCTGCGTCACCACGGGCAAGGTCAATCCGATGGACACCAGCAAGGGTCGGGACGAGGCGCGTCAGGCCTACGTGCAACTGGGTCTGGGATACCTGCAGGAAGGCAGTACCGAGCGGGCCAAGATTCCCTTGAAGAAGGCCCTGGAGCTCAACGGTTCCGACGCCGACGCCAATGCGGCACTGGCCTTGGTGTTCCAGGCGGAAATGGAACCCGAGCTTGCCGAACAGCACTTTCGCAAGGCTTTGAACGCACGCAGCGATGCCCGTATCCTGAACAACTACGGCAGCTTCCTGTATGAACAGAAACGCTACAAGGAAGCCTACGAACTGTTCGAGAAGGCCGCCGCCGACACGCTCTATCCAGAGCGATCGCGGGTCTTCGAAAACCTTGGCATGACAGCGGCGGCCCTGGGCCAGCGTGAGGTGGCACGGCAGAACCTGGAGAAAGCGCTGCGGCTCAATCGCCAGCAGCCGCGGGCGCTGCTGGAAATGGCTGAAATGTCGTACCAGGACATGCAGTATGTGCCGGCCAAGGAGTATTTCGACCGGTTCACCCAGTTGAGCGAGCAAACCGCGCGCAGCCTGCTGCTCGGCACGCGTCTGGCGAAAGTCTACGAAGACAAGAACAAGGCCGCCAGTTATGGCCTGCAACTCAAACGGCTTTATCCCGGTACGCCGGAATATCAGCAATACCTGTCGGAGCAAAGATGA
- a CDS encoding RodZ domain-containing protein yields MKAAHPEVAAGSRVNPGDTLRQAREGKAWSLPEVAARLNLTPASLANLEAGAFDKLPGHTFSRGYIRAYAKLLGLDQAVLVQAFDQYTGTNAQGSNVHGLGRIEEPSRLAHNLLRIVSLMLVLALVGGGFLWWQDKTTTRGTDPTNVALEHVEVESADGTTQIHPLDEPEDQAVVAAREGEPTSLSLGQGQTPVDPATTGTPATTTTQSSATVAQTPATVATPVPAPVPNSATTPAAPAPVETPVAGQGQVGMNFVADCWTQVTDATGKVLYSGLKRSGDNLQVSGKPPLSIRLGVANAAQVTYNGQAVDVAPFTKGNTARMKLGQ; encoded by the coding sequence ATGAAAGCGGCGCATCCCGAAGTAGCAGCAGGCTCTCGTGTAAACCCCGGCGATACCTTGCGTCAGGCCCGTGAAGGCAAAGCGTGGTCGTTGCCCGAGGTGGCCGCGCGGCTGAACCTCACCCCGGCCTCTTTGGCCAACCTGGAAGCGGGCGCGTTCGACAAGCTGCCGGGCCACACTTTTTCCCGTGGCTACATTCGCGCCTATGCCAAATTGCTTGGCCTGGATCAGGCCGTGCTGGTGCAGGCGTTCGATCAGTACACCGGCACCAACGCGCAGGGCAGCAACGTGCATGGCCTGGGCCGCATCGAAGAACCTTCGCGCCTGGCCCACAACCTGCTGCGTATCGTCAGCCTGATGCTGGTGCTGGCCCTGGTGGGCGGCGGCTTCCTCTGGTGGCAGGACAAGACCACCACCCGTGGCACCGATCCGACCAACGTTGCGCTGGAGCACGTCGAAGTCGAAAGCGCCGACGGCACGACCCAGATTCATCCATTGGACGAGCCTGAAGACCAGGCCGTGGTGGCTGCGCGCGAAGGCGAGCCCACCTCGTTGAGCCTGGGACAGGGCCAAACCCCGGTTGACCCGGCCACTACCGGCACACCGGCGACCACGACTACCCAGTCATCTGCGACCGTTGCGCAGACGCCTGCAACCGTTGCCACGCCTGTTCCCGCACCTGTACCCAATTCAGCGACAACACCTGCCGCGCCTGCGCCAGTCGAGACGCCCGTGGCCGGGCAGGGCCAGGTCGGCATGAACTTCGTCGCCGACTGCTGGACCCAGGTCACCGATGCTACCGGCAAAGTCTTGTACAGCGGCCTCAAACGCAGTGGTGACAATCTTCAGGTGAGCGGCAAGCCGCCGCTTTCCATACGCCTGGGCGTGGCCAATGCCGCCCAGGTGACTTACAACGGTCAAGCGGTGGATGTCGCACCCTTTACCAAGGGCAA